One part of the Sciurus carolinensis chromosome 4, mSciCar1.2, whole genome shotgun sequence genome encodes these proteins:
- the LOC124982624 gene encoding thiol S-methyltransferase METTL7B-like codes for MAMLADNANRKMESKKRELFGQIKELMRTSGKVALLDLGCGTGANFQFYPPGCRVTCLDPNPHFEKFLTKSMAENRHLRYERFVVAPGEDMKQVADGSMDVVVCTLVLCSVQSPKRVLQEVQRVLRPGGVLFFWEHVAYPRGSWAFMWQQVFEPTWKHIGDGCCLTRETWKDLEDAQFSEIQMERQPPPLKWLPVGPHIMGKAVK; via the exons ATGGCCATGCTGGCTGACAATGCCAACCGCAAGATGGAGAGCAAGAAACGGGAGCTCTTCGGCCAGATAAAGGAGCTGATGAGAACCTCTGGGAAGGTGGCCCTGCTGGACCTGGGCTGCGGCACTGGTGCCAACTTCCAGTTCTATCCTCCTGGCTGCAGGGTCACCTGCCTGGACCCAAACCCCCACTTTGAGAAGTTCCTGACAAAGAGCATGGCTGAGAACAGGCACCTCCGATATGAGCGGTTTGTGGTGGCTCCTGGCGAGGACATGAAACAAGTGGCTGATGGCTCCATGGACGTGGTGGTCTGCACTCTGGTGCTGTGCTCTGTGCAGAGCCCAAAGAGGGTCCTGCAGGAAGTCCAGAGAGTGCTGAGGCCG ggAGGAGTGCTGTTCTTCTGGGAGCATGTGGCTTATCCTCGAGGAAGCTGGGCCTTCATGTGGCAGCAGGTTTTTGAGCCCACCTGGAAACACATTGGGGACGGCTGCTGCCTCACCAGAGAGACCTGGAAGGACCTGGAGGACGCCCAGTTCTCTGAGATCCAAATGGAACGACAGCCCCCTCCCCTCAAATGGTTACCTGTTGGGCCCCACATCATGGGGAAGGCTGTGAAATAA